Proteins found in one Malassezia vespertilionis chromosome 5, complete sequence genomic segment:
- a CDS encoding uncharacterized protein (EggNog:ENOG503P9JX), which produces MPRSPGICVDEASTEPRARPATGIYREDAPRRITLSPLKFVPSMHPSPTMHGAGSATHSPLLAWANELPDDPERASAAVHLYPHSLAPAWSPSGTAPATFVGKRSDLSPYFPAAGATPMRQSASHMGVGMSANLSGGGPVPQTPSRLAPHAVASPLRASPEPSIFERDIEHPHLRSPQEAIDVAVPPVLDDAASAIVDDTASLEIIAPQTLPGSPYVSPRLSCARPQGRTRPRNLSATDARFASPQDDRFAQQHSGRQHGHRRPPSDANSVFSMHPPTPVHLSTADTLVAPSLSPSLSIDGAIIPESNAATRGHSLDVLADAFAHLSNAPNTHRVLTPAPAPAVSPSQLGMANSSSYFSLPPQDESTMARTPGHRPAVQPLHSPSFCYAVLPMHDEMSSKRAGATHPRTSSTPLPSTTAHRHSLARHTVPVPVAGTRATPRSQDPFALKVPLTSGAGSPSGERKRLSFMAYADIINDSSAQLLDLDESVQLQAQRGTPEQPLSEK; this is translated from the coding sequence ATGCCGCGCTCACCTGGCATTTGTGTCGACGAAGCGAGCACCGAGCCCCGCGCAAGGCCCGCTACCGGGATCTATCGCgaagatgcgccgcggcgcatcacGCTGAGCCCGCTCAAGTTCGTGCCATCCATGCATCCGTCTCCGACGATGCATGGGGCAGGATCAGCTACGCACTCGCCTTTGCTTGCATGGGCAAACGAGTTGCCCGACGATCCCGAGCGTGCGTCTGCGGCTGTGCATCTCTATCCACACTCGCTCGCACCGGCATGGAGCccgagcggcacagcgcccgCGACGTTTGTTGGGAAGCGCTCCGACCTTTCGCCCTACTTTCCAGCTGCCGGTGCCACGCCGATGCGGCAATCCGCGTCGCACATGGGCGTCGGAATGAGTGCGAATCTTAGCGGCGGTGGGCCGGTCCCCCAAACTCCTTCGCGACTTGCTCCACACGCCGTTGCATCCCCACTTCGTGCCTCGCCCGAGCCCAGCATTTTTGAGCGCGATATCGAGCACCCAcacttgcgctcgccacaGGAAGCGATCGACGTTGCTGTTCCGCCCGTGCTGGACGACGCTGCGAGTGCCATTGTCGATGATACCGCCTCGCTGGAGATTATCGCGCCGCAGACCTTGCCGGGCTCGCCGTACGtctcgccgcgcctttCCTGTGCGCGTCCACAGGGTCGCACGCGCCCGCGCAACCTGAGCGCGaccgacgcgcgctttgcttcTCCCCAGGACGAtcgatttgcgcagcagcactCTGGACGGCAGCACGGCCACCGCCGTCCCCCGTCCGATGCAAACAGCGTCTTTTCCATGCATCCCCCTACGCCAGTGCATCTCAGCACAGCCGATACACTTGTCGCTCCCAGCTTGAGTCCCAGCTTGAGTATCGACGGCGCGATTATCCCGGAAAGCAATGCTGCGACGCGTGGCCACAGTCTGGATGTGCTCGCGGATGCATTTGCACACCTGAGTAACGCGCCGAATACGCACCGTGTCTTGACGCCTGCACCCGCGCCGGCCGTGAGCCCGAGCCAGCTCGGCATGGCGAACAGCTCGAGCTACTTTTCCCTTCCGCCGCAGGATGAGTCGACAATGGCACGCACGCCGGGCCATCGGCCCGCAGTCCAGCCGCTGCATAGTCCTAGTTTTTGCTATGCAGTCCTGCCTATGCACGACGAAAtgtcgagcaagcgcgctggcgctACTCATCCGCGCACCAGCTCGACACCTTTGCCGTCCACGACTGCACACCGCCATTCTCTGGCACGCCACACGGTGCCTGTTCCTGTGGCAGGGACACGAGCTACACCGCGATCGCAAGATCCGTTTGCGCTCAAAGTGCCTCTTACGAGCGGTGCGGGTTCTCCCTCGGGCGAGCGGAAACGACTATCGTTTATGGCGTATGCAGACATTATTAAtgacagcagcgcgcagctcctcgacttggacgagtcggtgcagctgcaagcgcagcgcggcacgcccgAGCAGCCGCTGAGTGAAAAGTAG